The Solanum lycopersicum chromosome 9, SLM_r2.1 genome window below encodes:
- the LOC101247058 gene encoding L-type lectin-domain containing receptor kinase VIII.1, with translation MEIYSLLVVLLCFFAALAAATEFDSGTLTLSSLKLLGDAHLGNNTIKLTRDLAVPNSGAGKVLYSKPVKFRQPGIDFPASFSTFFSFSVSNLNPSSIGGGLAFVITPDDESIGDSGGYLGILDAEGGQNGNFGVEFDTLMDVEFKDINGNHVGLDLNSMISTQVGDLDSIGVDLKSGDLVNSWIDYFGSTKKLNLYVSYSNLKPKEPFLSVTIDISEYVNDFMFVGFSGSTQGSTEIHSIEYWSFTSSFDTNPKSPPAAGAEQPPPPPTASLMNPTADVTTSVTSPPPEQQQIAPAEANGTANAVQKNSSKCHSSFCKQGAGAVVGVVTAGAFFLALATLVLIWLYSKKFKHVKASETMLPSDIIKMPKEFSYKELKIATKGFDSTRIIGHGAFGTVYKGILSETGDIVAVKRCSHNGQGKAEFFSELSIIGTLRHRNLVRLQGWCHEKGEILLVYDLMPNGSLDKALFESRMILSWQHRQKILLGVASALAYLHQECENQVIHRDIKSSNIMLDEGFNAKLGDFGLARQIEHDKSPDATVAAGTMGYLAPEYLLTGRATEKTDVFSYGAVVLEVASGRRPIDKETTTSGVGLNSNLVEWVWGLHKDGSLLSAVDSKLNLEYDEKEMTRVLLVGLACSHPDPIARPTMRGVVQMLVGEAEVPIVPRAKPSMSFSTSHLLMTLQDSVSDLNGMITLSTSSSENSFNGGGVVGGHDGMDLV, from the coding sequence ATGGAGATTTACTCATTACTAGTTGTATTGCTCTGTTTCTTTGCTGCTTTAGCTGCTGCCACTGAGTTTGATTCTGGTACTTTAACTCTTAGTAGTTTGAAGCTTTTAGGCGATGCCCATTTGGGGAATAATACTATAAAGTTAACTCGTGACCTTGCTGTTCCAAATTCTGGTGCCGGAAAAGTTTTGTATTCTAAACCAGTAAAGTTCCGGCAGCCGGGTATTGATTTTCCGGCGAGTTTCTCTACGTTTTTCTCGTTTTCTGTTAGTAATTTGAATCCTTCATCGATTGGAGGTGGGTTGGCTTTTGTTATCACGCCGGATGATGAATCGATTGGTGATTCTGGTGGCTATTTGGGGATTTTGGATGCAGAAGGAGGGCAAAATGGGAATTTTGGAGTTGAATTTGATACACTTATGGATGTTGAATTTAAAGATATTAATGGTAATCATGTGGGTTTAGATTTAAATTCAATGATTTCAACTCAGGTTGGTGATCTTGATTCTATTGGTGTTGATTTAAAAAGTGGTGATTTGGTTAATTCTTGGATTGATTATTTtggttcaacaaaaaaattgaatctttatgTTTCATATTCTAATCTTAAGCCAAAAGAACCATTTTTATCTGTTACAATTGATATTTCTGAATATGTAaatgatttcatgtttgtggGGTTTTCTGGTTCAACACAAGGGAGTACTGAGATTCATAGTATTGAATATTGGAGTTTCACTTCATCATTTGATACAAATCCTAAATCTCCGCCTGCAGCGGGGGCGGAGCAGCCTCCGCCCCCGCCAACGGCTAGTTTGATGAACCCCACGGCGGATGTAACTACATCCGTCACATCGCCCCCTCCGGAGCAGCAACAGATTGCTCCGGCGGAGGCTAATGGTACTGCTAATGCAGTACAGAAAAACAGCAGCAAATGTCATAGTAGTTTTTGTAAGCAAGGTGCTGGTGCTGTTGTTGGGGTTGTTACTGCTGGAGCATTCTTTCTAGCTTTAGCTACATTGGTACTTATTTGGTTGTATTCGAAAAAATTCAAGCATGTGAAGGCTTCAGAGACTATGTTGCCTTCTGATATTATCAAAATGCCTAAGGAATTTAGTTATAAGGAGCTTAAAATCGCGACGAAAGGGTTTGATTCGACTAGGATTATAGGGCATGGTGCATTTGGTACTGTCTATAAAGGGATTTTGTCCGAGACTGGTGATATTGTTGCGGTAAAGAGGTGTAGTCATAATGGACAAGGGAAAGCTGAGTTCTTTTCTGAATTATCGATAATCGGAACACTTAGACATAGAAATCTTGTTAGACTACAAGGATGGTGTCATGAGAAAGGTGAAATCTTGTTAGTTTATGATTTGATGCCAAATGGTAGTCTTGACAAGGCGTTATTCGAGTCGAGAATGATCCTCTCGTGGCAACACAGGCAAAAAATCTTGTTAGGTGTTGCGTCTGCATTAGCATATTTACATCAAGAATGCGAAAACCAGGTGATACATAGGGATATCAAGAGTAGTAACATTATGTTGGATGAAGGGTTCAATGCAAAGTTAGGAGATTTTGGACTAGCACGACAAATCGAACACGACAAGTCCCCCGATGCAACGGTAGCAGCCGGTACAATGGGGTATTTAGCACCAGAATACTTGTTAACAGGTAGAGCAACTGAGAAAACTGATGTGTTTAGTTATGGGGCAGTGGTTCTTGAAGTGGCAAGTGGAAGGAGGCCTATTGATAAAGAAACAACAACAAGTGGTGTTGGATTAAACAGCAATTTGGTTGAATGGGTGTGGGGATTACACAAAGATGGGAGTTTACTATCAGCAGTTGATTCAAAATTGAATCTTgagtatgatgaaaaagaaaTGACAAGAGTGTTGTTAGTTGGTTTGGCTTGTTCACATCCTGACCCTATAGCTAGGCCAACAATGAGGGGGGTGGTACAAATGTTAGTAGGTGAGGCTGAAGTACCAATTGTACCAAGGGCTAAACCATCAATGAGTTTTAGCACATCTCATTTGTTAATGACATTGCAAGATAGTGTTTCTGACTTGAATGGTATGATCACActttcaacttcttcatcaGAAAACAGTTTCAATGGTGGTGGTGTTGTTGGTGGACATGATGGAATGGACCTAGTTTAg